A stretch of Coturnix japonica isolate 7356 chromosome 11, Coturnix japonica 2.1, whole genome shotgun sequence DNA encodes these proteins:
- the LDHD gene encoding probable D-lactate dehydrogenase, mitochondrial isoform X2 has product MALRHALQLVGAVGRRGCCSQPPLPPVLLQALRSVAGEPNVSVVEAVRQQHGHDESMHRCAPPDAVVWPQNVEQLQEMVALCHQHRVPMVPFGTGTGLEGGVNAVQGGVCFNLSHMAAISELSVEDFSVAVEPGVTRKALNAHLRGSGLWFPVDPGADASLCGMAATGASGTNAVRYGTMRPNVLNLRVVLPDGSLLHTAGPGRSARKSAAGYDLTSLFVGSEGTLGFLTQATLRLHPLPEAVVCAACTFPSVRDAVGCTVQVLQAAVPVARIELLDEVMAGACSRYSQLELPEVAMLFLELHGSQRSLAEQQQQAEELVQLHGGSVLSWAQAPEEREQLWAARHSAWFAALALRPGCQGYSTDVCVPISRLPDVVLDTQRDLRDSGLTGPMVGHVGDGNFHCILVFHADDPDEAQRVHDFTERLGRRALAAGGTCTGEHGVGLGKRALLREERGAAGLAAMRRIKDALDPLHLMNPGKVL; this is encoded by the exons CCTGCTGCAGGCCCTGCGCTCTGTGGCGGGGGAGCCCAACGTTTCGGTGGTGGAGGCGGTGCGGCAGCAGCACGGGCACGATGAGTCCATGCAcag GTGTGCGCCGCCCGACGCCGTGGTGTGGCCCCAAAAcgtggagcagctgcaggagatggtGGCCCTGTGCCACCAGCACCGCGTGCCCATGGTGCCCTTTGGCACCGGCACCGGCCTGGAGGGCGGCGTCAACGCCGTGCAG ggcGGCGTCTGCTTCAACCTGAGCCACATGGCTGCCATCTCGGAGCTGAGCGTTGAGGACTTCTCGGTGGCGGTGGAGCCTGGCGTCACCCGCAAGGCCCTCAATGCACATCTTCGTGGCAGTGGGCTCTGGTTCCCCGTCG ACCCTGGGGCGGACGCGTCGCTGTGTGGCATGGCGGCCACGGGTGCATCAGGCACCAACGCTGTGCGCTATGGAACCATGCGGCCCAATGTGCTCAACCTGCGTGTGGTGCTGCCGGACGGCAGCCTGCTGCACACCGCCGGGCCCGGCCGCAGCGCCAG GAAGAGCGCGGCTGGCTACGACCTGACCTCCCTGTTCGTGGGATCTGAGGGCACCCTGGGCTTCCTGACGCAGGCGACGCTGCGCCTGCACCCCCTGCCTGAGGCTGTGGTCTGTGCTGCCTGCACCTTCCCCAGCGTGCGGGATGCTGTGGGCTGCACCGTGCAGGTGCTGCAGGCGGCCGTACCTGTGGCACGCAttg agctcctggaTGAGGTGATGGCAGGCGCCTGCAGCCGCTACAGCCAGCTGGAGCTGCCGGAGGTGGCCATGCTGTTCCTGGAGCTGCACGGCTCCCAGCGCagcctggcagagcagcagcagcaggcag AGGAGCTGGTGCAGCTGCACGGTGGCTCTGTCCTGTCCTGGGCGCAGGCACCGGAGGAACgtgagcagctctgggctgcacGGCACAGTGCCTGGTTTGCTGCCCTGGCCCTGCGGCCTGGCTGCCAG GGCTACTCCACTGACGTCTGCGTGCCCATCTCCCGCCTGCCCGATGTTGTGCTGGACACCCAGCGGGACCTGCGGGACTCCGGCCTCACCG GCCCCATGGTGGGACACGTGGGCGATGGTAACTTCCACTGCATCCTCGTCTTCCACGCCGACGACCCGGATGAAGCGCAGCGCGTGCACGACTTCACTGAGCGCCTGGGGag GCGGGCGCTGGCTGCAGGTGGCACCTGCACCGGGGAGCACGGTGTGGGGCTGGGCAAGCGGGCGCTGCTGCGCGAGGAGCGGGGTGCTGCGGGGCTGGCGGCCATGCGCCGCATCAAGGATGCGCTGGACCCCCTCCATCTGATGAACCCCGGCAAGGTGCTGTGA
- the LDHD gene encoding probable D-lactate dehydrogenase, mitochondrial isoform X1, giving the protein MALRHALQLVGAVGRRGCCSQPPLPPVLLQALRSVAGEPNVSVVEAVRQQHGHDESMHRCAPPDAVVWPQNVEQLQEMVALCHQHRVPMVPFGTGTGLEGGVNAVQGGVCFNLSHMAAISELSVEDFSVAVEPGVTRKALNAHLRGSGLWFPVDPGADASLCGMAATGASGTNAVRYGTMRPNVLNLRVVLPDGSLLHTAGPGRSARKSAAGYDLTSLFVGSEGTLGFLTQATLRLHPLPEAVVCAACTFPSVRDAVGCTVQVLQAAVPVARIAELLDEVMAGACSRYSQLELPEVAMLFLELHGSQRSLAEQQQQAEELVQLHGGSVLSWAQAPEEREQLWAARHSAWFAALALRPGCQGYSTDVCVPISRLPDVVLDTQRDLRDSGLTGPMVGHVGDGNFHCILVFHADDPDEAQRVHDFTERLGRRALAAGGTCTGEHGVGLGKRALLREERGAAGLAAMRRIKDALDPLHLMNPGKVL; this is encoded by the exons CCTGCTGCAGGCCCTGCGCTCTGTGGCGGGGGAGCCCAACGTTTCGGTGGTGGAGGCGGTGCGGCAGCAGCACGGGCACGATGAGTCCATGCAcag GTGTGCGCCGCCCGACGCCGTGGTGTGGCCCCAAAAcgtggagcagctgcaggagatggtGGCCCTGTGCCACCAGCACCGCGTGCCCATGGTGCCCTTTGGCACCGGCACCGGCCTGGAGGGCGGCGTCAACGCCGTGCAG ggcGGCGTCTGCTTCAACCTGAGCCACATGGCTGCCATCTCGGAGCTGAGCGTTGAGGACTTCTCGGTGGCGGTGGAGCCTGGCGTCACCCGCAAGGCCCTCAATGCACATCTTCGTGGCAGTGGGCTCTGGTTCCCCGTCG ACCCTGGGGCGGACGCGTCGCTGTGTGGCATGGCGGCCACGGGTGCATCAGGCACCAACGCTGTGCGCTATGGAACCATGCGGCCCAATGTGCTCAACCTGCGTGTGGTGCTGCCGGACGGCAGCCTGCTGCACACCGCCGGGCCCGGCCGCAGCGCCAG GAAGAGCGCGGCTGGCTACGACCTGACCTCCCTGTTCGTGGGATCTGAGGGCACCCTGGGCTTCCTGACGCAGGCGACGCTGCGCCTGCACCCCCTGCCTGAGGCTGTGGTCTGTGCTGCCTGCACCTTCCCCAGCGTGCGGGATGCTGTGGGCTGCACCGTGCAGGTGCTGCAGGCGGCCGTACCTGTGGCACGCAttg cagagctcctggaTGAGGTGATGGCAGGCGCCTGCAGCCGCTACAGCCAGCTGGAGCTGCCGGAGGTGGCCATGCTGTTCCTGGAGCTGCACGGCTCCCAGCGCagcctggcagagcagcagcagcaggcag AGGAGCTGGTGCAGCTGCACGGTGGCTCTGTCCTGTCCTGGGCGCAGGCACCGGAGGAACgtgagcagctctgggctgcacGGCACAGTGCCTGGTTTGCTGCCCTGGCCCTGCGGCCTGGCTGCCAG GGCTACTCCACTGACGTCTGCGTGCCCATCTCCCGCCTGCCCGATGTTGTGCTGGACACCCAGCGGGACCTGCGGGACTCCGGCCTCACCG GCCCCATGGTGGGACACGTGGGCGATGGTAACTTCCACTGCATCCTCGTCTTCCACGCCGACGACCCGGATGAAGCGCAGCGCGTGCACGACTTCACTGAGCGCCTGGGGag GCGGGCGCTGGCTGCAGGTGGCACCTGCACCGGGGAGCACGGTGTGGGGCTGGGCAAGCGGGCGCTGCTGCGCGAGGAGCGGGGTGCTGCGGGGCTGGCGGCCATGCGCCGCATCAAGGATGCGCTGGACCCCCTCCATCTGATGAACCCCGGCAAGGTGCTGTGA
- the ZNRF1 gene encoding E3 ubiquitin-protein ligase ZNRF1, whose amino-acid sequence MGGKQSTAARSRGPFPGVSTDDSAVPPPGGPPPFGHYRAGGGGAMGLRSRSVSSVAGMGMDPAAAGAVPFGLYGRAAGEAERAPGGGGPGTDSTYAHGNGYQETGGGHHRDGMLYLGARASLADALPLHIAPRWFSSHSGFKCPICSKSVASDEMEMHFIMCLSKPRLSYNDDVLTKDAGECVICLEELLQGDTIARLPCLCIYHKSCIDSWFEVNRSCPEHPSD is encoded by the exons ATGGGGGGCAAGCAGAGCACGGCCGCCCGCTCGCGGGGCCCTTTCCCGGGGGTGTCGACGGATGACAGCGCCGTGCCGCCGCCGGGGGGGCCGCCCCCCTTCGGCCATTaccgggcgggcggcggcggcgccaTGGGGCTGCGCAGCCGCTCCGTCAGCTCGGTGGCCGGCATGGGCATGGACCCCGCGGCCGCCGGAGCCGTCCCCTTCGGGCTGTACGGCCGAGCGGCGGGGGAGGCCGAGCGGGCCCCGGGCGGCGGAGGGCCGGGGACAGACTCCACGTACGCCCATGGCAACGGTTACCAGGAGACGGGAGGCGGTCACCATAGAGACGGGATGCTCTACCTGGGCGCCCGGGCCTCGCTGGCCGATGCGCTGCCCCTGCACATCGCGCCGCGCTGGTTCAGCTCGCACAGCG GTTTCAAGTGCCCCATTTGCTCCAAATCCGTGGCTTCTGATGAGATGGAAATGCACTTTATCATGTGTCTGAGCAAACCTCGCCTCTCCTATAACG ATGACGTGCTGACCAAGGACGCTGGCGAGTGCGTGATctgcctggaggagctgctgcagggggaCACGATAGCCAGGCTGCCCTGCCTCTGCATCTATCACAAGAG CTGTATAGATTCCTGGTTTGAAGTGAACAGATCTTGCCCAGAGCATCCTTCTGACTGA